Proteins co-encoded in one Planctomicrobium piriforme genomic window:
- a CDS encoding GntR family transcriptional regulator: MSDRIRAVLEQRIIDGTLPPGSRLLELEIAKEFNTSQTPVREALESLHSLRLVESERYRGTYVRAITDREMDEAYSVRGALEQLAAELAAPKLKGNVSELREILQNLHSAAADGDTHGYALHNDEFHRAIVDASDNTLLIEAWQSLGFEARVRIHLSRRHEPHLVARAAEHDPAVDALEQGDGATAGRFLREHAELCRLRWKQRHLEGRETAIPHGDALPVPATVLS; this comes from the coding sequence ATGAGCGATCGCATTCGGGCGGTCCTCGAACAGCGCATCATCGACGGCACTCTCCCTCCCGGTTCGAGATTGCTCGAACTTGAAATTGCAAAAGAGTTTAACACCAGTCAAACACCGGTGCGAGAAGCTCTGGAGTCGCTGCATTCACTCCGGCTGGTTGAGTCGGAGCGGTATCGCGGCACCTACGTTCGGGCGATCACCGACCGCGAGATGGACGAGGCCTACTCAGTCCGTGGGGCGCTCGAGCAACTCGCCGCCGAACTTGCGGCTCCGAAGCTCAAGGGGAATGTCTCAGAACTGCGTGAAATCCTCCAAAACCTGCATTCGGCAGCGGCGGACGGCGACACACACGGCTATGCCCTGCACAACGACGAGTTTCATCGGGCCATCGTCGATGCATCCGACAACACGCTCCTGATTGAAGCCTGGCAAAGCCTGGGGTTCGAAGCCCGGGTTCGAATTCACCTCTCACGGCGACATGAACCTCACCTTGTTGCCAGGGCCGCCGAACATGACCCCGCGGTGGATGCACTCGAACAGGGAGACGGAGCCACCGCAGGTCGTTTTCTGCGGGAACATGCCGAATTGTGTCGTTTGCGGTGGAAACAGCGGCACCTCGAGGGACGCGAAACCGCCATCCCGCATGGAGACGCGCTCCCTGTCCCGGCCACCGTGCTTTCGTGA
- a CDS encoding efflux RND transporter permease subunit — protein MWIVRLALQRPYTFVVMAMLIAILGTVTVTRMPTDIFPEIDIPVIAVIWNYTGISPDDMETRIVGNFERILVSTVNGIEHIESQSLNGISVVKIFLQPGSEVDAAVSQTVASSQTALRNAPQGTFPPLVMRYSASNVPIVQLSLGSESLNEQQLFDLATNSLRPGMASVPGAQVPYPYGGKVRQVMVDIDPVKLFAWKLSANDVASAVNAQNLVLPAGTAKIGTQEYNVRLNSSPDVIAALGDLPVRTVGGRTIYVRDVASVRDGFTPQTNIVRVDGQRGVLQPIYKAGASTLQIVGGVRERLPQLMDTMPKALNMVLLSDQSIFVRAALEGVVHEAAIAAGLTAAMILLFLGSWRSTLIVIISIPLSIFVSIIMLDFLGYSLNVMTLGGMALAVGILVDDATVEIENIHRNLHQRKHLVEAILDGAQQIAVPAFVSTLSICIVFVPVAFITGAAKSLFVPLALAVVFAMMTSYFLSRTLVPTMIHYLLAAEVELYGGAADDNQHHKIKKNLIWRVHEAFNRQFDRLKEFYGLCLSWALAHRVLATTTFLLFVTLSSGLYFVVGRDFFPTVDAGQIRLHVRAPPGTRIEETERYFGQVSRSIREHLPEHEIVTIVENIGIPNSGINLALSDGALMSAADGEILIRLAEHHSPTEEHIDRLRQQLNDEFPDLTFFFQPPDIATQILNFGLPAPIDVQLVGPRGNMLKNYEIAKQLRDEISRIPGAVDVHVHQVPLTPELYIESDRTLLSQMGLSQRQVASDLLVSLSSNAQAAPNYWLDPRNGVQYTLAVQTPQVKIDSIDSLTNTPVTPVGATQPQLLGNLAQVKHRLGPTNVTHYNIAVSFDVLAGVQGADLGRVSGEINKLIEQLRPNLPRGTTITVRGQVESMNSSFRGLAFGLVFAVVLVYLLMVVNFQSWLDPMIILMALPGAVSGILWMLFLTGTTLNVPSLMGSIMCIGVATANSILLITFANDQRKLGKNAHDAAWAAGVTRLRPVMMTALAMIIGMLPMAIGMGEGGEQNAPLGRAVIGGLSMATLSTLFFVPIVYSALRTKAPVEELNLEIARYDHAHGS, from the coding sequence ATGTGGATCGTTCGCCTTGCCCTGCAGCGTCCGTACACGTTTGTCGTGATGGCCATGCTGATTGCGATCCTGGGAACGGTCACCGTCACGCGGATGCCGACCGACATCTTTCCGGAGATCGACATTCCGGTCATCGCGGTGATCTGGAACTACACCGGCATCTCTCCCGACGACATGGAAACCCGCATCGTCGGGAATTTCGAGCGCATTCTGGTCTCGACGGTGAACGGAATCGAGCACATCGAAAGCCAGTCGCTCAACGGGATCAGCGTCGTCAAAATCTTCCTGCAGCCGGGCTCCGAGGTGGACGCCGCGGTCTCGCAAACGGTGGCCTCATCTCAAACCGCTCTGCGGAATGCCCCGCAAGGGACATTTCCCCCGCTGGTGATGCGGTACAGCGCTTCCAACGTGCCGATCGTGCAGTTGTCGCTGGGGAGTGAAAGCCTGAACGAGCAGCAACTGTTCGACCTGGCGACCAACAGCCTGCGGCCCGGCATGGCGAGCGTGCCGGGCGCTCAAGTCCCCTACCCTTACGGCGGCAAGGTCCGCCAGGTGATGGTGGATATCGATCCGGTGAAACTGTTCGCGTGGAAGCTCTCCGCCAATGACGTGGCCAGCGCCGTGAATGCGCAGAATCTGGTGCTGCCTGCCGGCACGGCGAAAATCGGGACGCAGGAATACAACGTCCGGCTCAACAGCAGTCCTGACGTGATCGCGGCGCTCGGCGATCTGCCGGTCCGCACGGTTGGCGGCCGCACCATCTATGTGCGCGACGTCGCCAGCGTCCGCGACGGATTCACGCCGCAAACGAACATCGTGCGAGTCGACGGCCAGCGGGGAGTGCTGCAACCGATCTACAAGGCGGGAGCATCGACCCTGCAAATTGTGGGGGGCGTGCGCGAGCGACTGCCGCAATTGATGGACACCATGCCCAAGGCGCTCAACATGGTGCTGCTGTCGGATCAATCGATCTTCGTCAGGGCTGCGCTGGAAGGGGTGGTGCACGAAGCCGCCATCGCTGCAGGGCTGACCGCAGCCATGATCCTGTTGTTTCTGGGATCGTGGCGCAGCACGCTGATCGTGATTATCTCGATCCCCCTCTCGATCTTCGTGTCGATCATCATGCTCGACTTCCTCGGGTACTCGCTCAACGTGATGACGCTGGGGGGTATGGCGCTGGCGGTGGGGATTCTGGTCGACGACGCCACCGTGGAAATCGAGAACATTCACCGCAACCTGCATCAGCGGAAGCATCTGGTCGAGGCGATTCTTGATGGAGCGCAGCAGATCGCGGTGCCGGCCTTCGTCTCGACGCTGTCGATCTGCATTGTGTTCGTGCCTGTCGCGTTTATTACCGGGGCGGCGAAGTCGCTGTTCGTGCCGCTCGCCCTAGCGGTGGTGTTCGCGATGATGACCAGCTACTTCCTCAGTCGCACGCTGGTGCCGACGATGATTCACTATCTGCTGGCGGCAGAAGTGGAACTCTACGGCGGCGCAGCGGACGACAATCAGCACCACAAGATCAAGAAGAACCTGATCTGGCGGGTGCACGAAGCCTTCAACCGGCAGTTCGACCGCCTCAAAGAGTTCTACGGACTGTGCCTGTCGTGGGCGCTGGCGCATCGCGTGCTGGCGACGACCACCTTTCTGCTGTTCGTGACATTGTCGAGCGGGCTTTATTTCGTCGTCGGCCGCGACTTCTTTCCGACGGTCGATGCCGGACAGATCCGCCTGCACGTTCGGGCTCCGCCCGGGACTCGAATTGAAGAGACGGAGCGCTACTTCGGTCAGGTCTCGCGGTCGATCCGCGAGCATCTGCCGGAGCACGAAATCGTGACCATTGTCGAGAACATCGGCATCCCCAACAGCGGGATCAACCTCGCGCTCAGCGACGGCGCGCTGATGTCGGCTGCTGATGGCGAAATTCTCATTCGACTGGCCGAGCATCACTCCCCCACTGAAGAACACATTGACCGTTTGCGGCAACAATTGAACGATGAGTTTCCTGACCTGACGTTCTTCTTCCAGCCCCCCGACATTGCGACGCAGATCCTCAACTTTGGCCTGCCTGCGCCGATCGATGTGCAACTGGTCGGCCCGCGGGGGAACATGCTGAAGAACTACGAGATTGCCAAGCAATTACGCGATGAGATCTCACGCATTCCCGGCGCGGTGGACGTGCATGTGCATCAGGTGCCGCTGACGCCTGAACTTTACATCGAAAGCGACCGCACGCTGCTAAGCCAGATGGGTTTGTCGCAGCGACAGGTCGCCAGCGACCTGCTGGTGTCGCTGTCGTCGAACGCTCAGGCAGCGCCGAATTACTGGCTCGATCCCCGTAACGGCGTGCAGTACACGCTCGCCGTCCAGACTCCGCAGGTGAAGATCGATTCGATCGACTCACTGACGAACACCCCGGTGACGCCCGTCGGCGCCACACAGCCGCAATTGCTCGGGAATCTCGCCCAGGTGAAGCACCGTCTCGGGCCGACGAACGTCACGCACTACAACATCGCCGTCAGCTTCGACGTGCTGGCCGGCGTTCAAGGGGCCGACCTGGGTCGGGTCTCCGGAGAAATCAACAAGCTCATCGAGCAACTGCGACCGAACCTTCCTCGCGGGACGACGATCACTGTTCGCGGCCAGGTCGAGAGCATGAACAGTTCTTTTCGCGGCCTGGCGTTCGGCCTCGTCTTTGCAGTGGTGCTGGTCTACCTGTTGATGGTGGTGAATTTTCAATCATGGCTCGATCCGATGATCATTCTGATGGCTTTGCCGGGTGCGGTGAGCGGCATTCTGTGGATGTTGTTTCTCACCGGCACGACGCTGAACGTCCCGTCGCTGATGGGGTCGATCATGTGCATCGGCGTGGCAACGGCCAACTCGATTCTGCTGATCACGTTTGCCAACGATCAGCGCAAGCTCGGCAAGAATGCTCACGATGCCGCGTGGGCGGCCGGCGTGACTCGACTGCGACCTGTGATGATGACCGCTCTGGCGATGATCATCGGCATGCTCCCGATGGCGATCGGCATGGGCGAAGGGGGCGAACAGAACGCGCCGCTGGGACGGGCAGTCATCGGCGGCCTGTCGATGGCGACCTTGTCGACCCTGTTCTTCGTCCCCATCGTCTACAGCGCTCTGCGAACCAAAGCTCCCGTGGAAGAACTCAACCTCGAAATTGCCCGTTATGACCACGCACATGGAAGCTAA
- a CDS encoding nuclear transport factor 2 family protein, whose product MWTRLGCVAALMMCAAVGWTSGIVQAADDPQAEIKGVGEKVVAAFNAGKADELAALFLPQGEWIDENGVVYMGREEIQEILTAYFQKYTGAKMAVTPDSIRPVGPVAIEEGVREITAGKEQGTAQLRYIAVFAKSDVGWQIASVRDFTNDPAPTPHDYLKPLEWLVGDWVNEGADAHVQITYRWSDDGNFLLGDYHVIRDGKEVMNSSQRVAWDPLAGKVRSWMFDSDGGFAESTWTNVENDWVLKSQAVMPDGLTGSATITISKADKDRFTMSGSDRIVGTMWDDDFEVTVVRKLTRASK is encoded by the coding sequence ATGTGGACGCGCTTGGGCTGTGTGGCGGCTTTGATGATGTGTGCGGCCGTTGGTTGGACATCCGGCATTGTGCAAGCAGCGGATGATCCGCAGGCAGAGATCAAAGGGGTCGGGGAGAAAGTGGTCGCGGCGTTCAATGCCGGCAAGGCCGACGAACTCGCCGCGCTGTTTCTGCCGCAGGGAGAATGGATCGACGAAAACGGCGTCGTCTACATGGGACGCGAAGAGATTCAGGAAATCCTGACGGCGTATTTCCAGAAGTATACCGGTGCGAAGATGGCGGTCACGCCTGATTCGATTCGTCCGGTCGGCCCCGTGGCGATTGAAGAAGGGGTCCGCGAGATCACTGCCGGGAAAGAGCAGGGGACGGCTCAACTGCGGTACATCGCGGTGTTTGCCAAGTCGGATGTCGGCTGGCAGATTGCTTCGGTCCGCGATTTCACGAACGATCCCGCACCGACTCCGCACGACTATCTCAAGCCGCTGGAATGGCTGGTGGGCGACTGGGTGAACGAGGGCGCCGATGCACATGTGCAGATCACCTATCGCTGGTCGGACGACGGCAACTTTCTGCTGGGGGACTACCACGTTATTCGCGACGGCAAAGAAGTGATGAATAGTTCGCAGCGGGTCGCCTGGGATCCGCTGGCCGGCAAAGTGCGCTCGTGGATGTTCGATTCCGACGGCGGGTTCGCGGAGAGTACCTGGACCAATGTGGAAAACGACTGGGTTCTCAAGTCGCAGGCGGTGATGCCGGACGGCCTGACCGGCTCGGCGACAATCACGATTTCCAAGGCAGACAAAGACCGCTTCACGATGTCGGGTTCGGATCGCATTGTGGGGACCATGTGGGATGACGACTTCGAAGTCACCGTGGTTCGCAAACTGACTCGGGCGAGCAAGTAA
- a CDS encoding DUF1549 and DUF1553 domain-containing protein, with the protein MVPTGRYLTGCLLLAMGIVVSSGFPEAQAQKPKKPPEKNSALSREGSNPVIEMVGVDPEKRRSAAASARIIDKLIKQDLEKHKIEINAPATDEQFVRRAYLTIAGTIPMSSQAEAFCRRKSEDKHQVLVDQLLGSPAHASHEYNSWADTLRLVDSPGGNNILIPYQEWVKESLRSNKPYDQFVREMLTAEGHVWENPAAGYALRDTGMPLDNLNNTVRIFLGTQIGCAQCHNHPFDRWTQKEFYQLAAFTAGADYRRSANKELNVMMSEKTPKQIPAGGWFYQDIGFDSVEGRTARTMFQANRFDFWQNDKGQLKFPKEYEYKDAKPGEVVTPKVIFGKMPDLKGTTRREAFAKWVADDENPRFARTIANRLWKRAFGRGLIEPVDDMKDDTVASNPELMQFLEEEMKRLDYNLREFMRIIYYTDAFQRQATYADLSPDQPYHFQGPVLRRMTAEQVWDSLLTLSVERPVYSFEFTEQFSKAINLNEVKGTEDILKHVQAFRDYQTLVTEERKKVQYKGQELLPASELKQPLPDGHFLRQYGQSNREQIDDSNTEGTVPQLLAMFNGPVTHMMLEPDSVIYKRIVVKKKQEEQVDAMFWSLLSRPPTKAEREIALTEMKEKGPPGYGNVIWALLNTREFLFVQ; encoded by the coding sequence GTGGTTCCAACTGGCCGCTACTTGACTGGTTGTCTGCTGTTGGCGATGGGAATCGTCGTTTCTTCCGGATTCCCCGAGGCTCAGGCACAAAAGCCGAAGAAGCCGCCTGAGAAAAATTCGGCCCTTAGTCGAGAAGGGAGCAACCCCGTCATCGAGATGGTGGGAGTTGACCCTGAAAAACGCCGCAGCGCTGCGGCTAGCGCGCGAATCATCGACAAACTCATCAAGCAGGATCTCGAAAAACACAAAATCGAGATCAACGCGCCGGCGACCGATGAGCAATTTGTGCGTCGCGCTTATTTGACGATTGCCGGAACAATTCCGATGTCGTCTCAGGCCGAGGCCTTCTGTCGCCGCAAGTCCGAAGACAAGCACCAGGTGCTGGTCGATCAATTGCTCGGATCGCCGGCCCATGCCAGTCATGAATACAACAGTTGGGCCGATACTCTCCGACTCGTCGACAGCCCAGGCGGCAACAATATTCTCATTCCCTACCAGGAGTGGGTGAAGGAAAGCCTGCGTTCGAACAAGCCATACGACCAGTTTGTCCGCGAAATGCTCACCGCGGAGGGTCATGTCTGGGAAAACCCGGCCGCCGGCTACGCCCTCCGCGATACCGGAATGCCGCTCGACAACCTCAACAACACTGTTCGGATCTTCCTCGGGACGCAGATCGGCTGTGCACAGTGCCACAACCACCCGTTCGATCGCTGGACGCAAAAAGAATTTTATCAGTTGGCCGCGTTCACGGCCGGGGCGGACTATCGCCGTTCGGCCAACAAAGAGCTGAACGTGATGATGTCCGAAAAGACCCCCAAGCAGATTCCGGCGGGAGGCTGGTTCTATCAGGACATTGGTTTTGATTCAGTCGAAGGCCGGACCGCCCGGACCATGTTTCAGGCGAATCGCTTCGATTTCTGGCAGAACGATAAAGGGCAACTGAAATTTCCCAAGGAGTACGAATACAAAGACGCCAAACCCGGCGAAGTGGTCACTCCGAAGGTCATCTTCGGGAAAATGCCGGATCTCAAGGGGACGACCCGTCGGGAAGCATTCGCGAAATGGGTGGCCGACGATGAAAATCCCCGTTTTGCCCGCACGATTGCCAATCGACTTTGGAAACGGGCCTTCGGCCGCGGCCTGATCGAGCCGGTCGATGACATGAAAGACGATACCGTCGCCTCGAATCCGGAGCTGATGCAGTTCCTTGAAGAGGAGATGAAACGTCTCGATTACAATTTGCGCGAATTCATGCGGATCATCTACTACACGGATGCTTTCCAGCGGCAGGCGACCTACGCCGATTTGTCACCGGATCAGCCGTACCATTTTCAAGGCCCGGTGCTCCGCCGGATGACGGCCGAACAGGTTTGGGATTCCCTGCTGACCCTCTCCGTCGAACGGCCCGTCTACAGCTTCGAATTCACGGAACAGTTTTCCAAAGCAATCAATCTGAATGAGGTCAAAGGCACCGAAGACATCTTGAAACACGTTCAGGCCTTTCGCGACTACCAGACCCTGGTGACTGAAGAGCGGAAAAAGGTGCAGTACAAGGGACAAGAACTGCTGCCGGCATCAGAACTGAAGCAGCCGCTGCCGGATGGTCACTTCTTGCGTCAATATGGCCAGAGCAATCGCGAACAGATCGACGACAGCAATACCGAGGGGACCGTTCCTCAGTTGCTGGCGATGTTCAACGGCCCCGTGACGCACATGATGCTCGAACCCGACTCCGTGATTTACAAACGGATTGTCGTGAAGAAAAAGCAGGAAGAACAGGTCGATGCCATGTTCTGGAGCCTGCTGAGCCGTCCGCCGACAAAGGCAGAGCGGGAGATCGCTCTGACGGAAATGAAAGAAAAGGGGCCGCCCGGTTATGGTAACGTGATCTGGGCGCTGCTCAATACGCGTGAATTTTTGTTTGTGCAGTAG
- a CDS encoding DUF1501 domain-containing protein, whose product MRTFSLDTLSRRDMMCRTAQQAFGLTVLPGLASLAAAAEAKPSKKPAPAKNLIYIRLSGAMSHIDTFDPKPGKDVMGETKAISTSLPGVQFGEFLPKLAAMANQLAIIRSMNTSTADHDQASYLLQTSYRKIASIAHPGLGSWAQKIYGDSHKSLPSTVQIGGGVGPGYLGSRFAPVPIGNPDDGLQNTKSPAYLTNENFDKRMELSKSFDAAFRELASHNSQVKGYDDLYNNAITLLRSEDLKVFDLKLESDKAKQAYGTSRVGRGALLARRLVQNGVRCVEVNFGGFDHHTELWDRLPPMAAQLDQALSALLADLKETGLLSHTVVAVSAEFGRGPHINQRSGRDHHPAAFSSLLAGAGIKTGQVYGKSDEEAFHIDADGVEPNDLNATIARCLGIDTQMEIFSPSGRPFRIGNGSKGIEKLLS is encoded by the coding sequence ATGCGGACATTCTCTCTGGATACTCTCAGCCGTCGCGACATGATGTGCCGCACGGCCCAGCAGGCGTTTGGACTCACGGTGTTGCCGGGGCTGGCTTCGTTGGCCGCCGCTGCCGAGGCCAAGCCGTCGAAGAAGCCGGCGCCTGCCAAGAATCTGATCTATATTCGCCTGTCTGGCGCGATGAGCCACATCGACACGTTCGATCCCAAGCCGGGAAAAGACGTGATGGGGGAAACGAAGGCGATCAGCACCAGCCTGCCCGGCGTGCAGTTCGGCGAGTTCCTGCCAAAACTGGCCGCCATGGCGAATCAGCTGGCGATCATTCGCTCGATGAACACCTCGACCGCCGATCACGATCAGGCGAGTTACCTGTTGCAGACCAGCTATCGCAAGATCGCCTCGATTGCCCATCCCGGTTTGGGATCGTGGGCTCAGAAAATTTACGGCGACAGCCACAAAAGCCTGCCTAGCACGGTGCAGATCGGCGGCGGCGTCGGGCCAGGTTATCTCGGTTCGCGATTCGCACCAGTTCCGATCGGCAATCCAGACGACGGCCTGCAGAACACCAAATCGCCGGCGTATCTGACGAATGAAAACTTCGACAAGCGGATGGAACTGTCGAAGTCGTTCGATGCCGCCTTCCGGGAGCTGGCCAGCCACAACTCCCAGGTGAAGGGCTACGACGACCTCTATAACAATGCGATCACGCTGCTCCGCAGTGAAGATCTCAAGGTGTTCGATCTGAAGCTGGAATCTGACAAGGCGAAGCAGGCCTACGGCACCAGCCGAGTGGGGCGCGGAGCTTTGCTGGCACGGCGCCTGGTTCAAAACGGCGTCCGCTGTGTGGAAGTGAACTTCGGGGGCTTCGATCACCACACTGAACTGTGGGACCGCCTCCCGCCGATGGCCGCGCAGCTCGATCAGGCGCTCAGCGCTTTGCTTGCCGACCTGAAGGAAACCGGTCTGCTGAGTCATACCGTGGTGGCTGTCTCGGCCGAATTCGGCCGCGGCCCGCACATCAATCAGCGCTCCGGCCGCGACCACCATCCGGCCGCGTTTTCATCGCTCCTGGCCGGAGCAGGCATCAAGACCGGTCAGGTGTACGGCAAGTCGGACGAAGAGGCCTTCCACATTGATGCCGACGGCGTCGAGCCGAACGACCTCAACGCCACGATTGCCCGCTGTCTGGGGATCGACACGCAGATGGAAATCTTCTCCCCCAGCGGCCGCCCCTTCCGCATCGGCAACGGCTCAAAGGGGATTGAGAAGTTGCTAAGCTAA
- a CDS encoding pilus assembly FimT family protein — MHEFEGGEFIFSNELAGLVMLRPHHRRGLTVVEMLAILVILVILGALMLPPMETGHRFIGHRTFKSLLRISRAVCGSIQTKSLVTTPGNGFSWRVAVAAELNHLGTGERAVGPVQLASQFDWFRECGPVRESGPDVCMVIRGVAAEDAFWSREDLGVAIPDGERNTIMLVAIRDDGHAWYEPFDPTPDELYREPYFGDPDACKGLRVAFADGSYKWLPPTLAKAELLELISTDGDPIESAQIVDSLSKPH, encoded by the coding sequence GTGCATGAATTTGAAGGCGGCGAGTTCATTTTTAGTAATGAACTCGCCGGTCTTGTTATGTTAAGGCCACATCATCGCCGTGGGCTCACGGTCGTCGAAATGCTGGCGATTCTTGTGATCCTGGTCATCTTGGGGGCCTTGATGCTTCCTCCGATGGAGACCGGTCATCGATTTATTGGGCATCGTACGTTCAAAAGTCTGTTAAGAATATCACGTGCCGTTTGTGGCAGCATCCAGACGAAATCTCTTGTCACTACTCCTGGAAATGGCTTCAGTTGGCGGGTCGCCGTCGCAGCAGAACTCAATCACCTTGGAACGGGAGAACGCGCCGTTGGTCCTGTGCAGTTAGCCAGCCAATTCGACTGGTTTCGTGAGTGCGGACCAGTGCGGGAGAGCGGACCTGACGTCTGCATGGTGATTCGCGGAGTTGCTGCCGAGGACGCATTCTGGTCTCGTGAAGACCTTGGCGTAGCGATCCCAGACGGTGAGCGGAATACGATCATGCTCGTCGCGATCCGTGATGATGGTCATGCGTGGTACGAACCGTTCGATCCGACACCGGATGAACTCTATCGAGAGCCCTATTTCGGTGATCCCGACGCCTGCAAAGGTTTACGCGTGGCTTTTGCCGACGGATCCTACAAGTGGCTTCCTCCCACTCTCGCGAAAGCCGAGTTGCTGGAGTTAATCTCGACGGATGGCGATCCGATTGAATCGGCTCAAATTGTCGATTCGCTTTCGAAGCCTCATTGA
- a CDS encoding efflux RND transporter periplasmic adaptor subunit, protein MEANPDYVVVSLPKDQTASATPPHGQHADPDEVGAPPEPPRLKPATLAGLGLLLVAAMAGLFTVGWIPHRHKIEKIEASADRIRNAVTRVNAVRSRQAEAISVTILPGDVQALEETTVYARTTGYLKSWLVDIGDEVELGQLLAEIDTPEVDQQLHQAEAELGQLQAKLNTAKASLQLADSTYERYAQLIKSESVTPQGFDEKLADKQTAAAAVQAAAADVSAGEANVQRLTELQSFSKVYAPFGGTITRRSIELGQLVTTGAAAAQPLYRIAKTDPVRVFINVPQMYAPGVTLGLEADIIVRERPGQKFTGVVTRTARAIDPATRTLLTEIRAANPDHILLTGSYVQVKLNVNRETPPVLVPASALIVNAEGTHIATIDNNYHIHFQPVEVEGDFGADIGLSTGLPPDTLIVSNPGDRLKEGELVQVIGAKEPGKESKPDPSAVETKQAAAR, encoded by the coding sequence ATGGAAGCTAATCCTGATTACGTTGTCGTGTCCTTGCCCAAGGATCAGACGGCGTCCGCGACTCCGCCGCACGGCCAACATGCCGACCCGGACGAGGTCGGTGCGCCGCCAGAGCCGCCCCGTTTGAAGCCCGCGACCTTAGCCGGACTGGGACTCCTCCTCGTGGCGGCCATGGCGGGGTTGTTCACAGTCGGCTGGATTCCGCATCGTCACAAGATTGAAAAAATCGAAGCGAGTGCGGATCGCATTCGCAATGCCGTCACTCGGGTGAACGCCGTGCGCTCGCGTCAGGCGGAAGCGATTTCCGTCACGATCCTGCCAGGCGATGTCCAGGCACTGGAAGAAACGACCGTGTACGCCCGGACCACCGGCTACCTGAAAAGCTGGCTGGTGGATATTGGCGATGAAGTCGAGCTGGGCCAGTTGCTGGCTGAGATCGACACGCCGGAAGTCGACCAGCAACTGCATCAGGCGGAAGCCGAACTCGGTCAACTGCAGGCGAAGCTGAATACTGCGAAGGCGTCGCTGCAACTGGCGGACTCGACCTACGAGCGCTATGCGCAGCTCATCAAATCCGAATCGGTCACACCGCAAGGGTTCGACGAAAAGCTCGCCGACAAGCAAACCGCTGCCGCAGCCGTTCAGGCGGCCGCGGCCGACGTCTCCGCCGGCGAGGCGAATGTGCAGCGTCTCACCGAATTGCAGTCGTTCTCGAAGGTGTATGCCCCGTTCGGCGGGACGATCACCCGACGCTCGATCGAACTGGGCCAACTGGTGACGACCGGCGCCGCAGCCGCGCAGCCGCTTTACCGTATCGCCAAAACCGACCCGGTCCGTGTGTTTATCAACGTGCCGCAGATGTACGCCCCCGGCGTCACTCTGGGGCTGGAAGCCGACATCATCGTTCGCGAACGGCCCGGCCAGAAGTTCACTGGTGTTGTCACCAGAACAGCCCGGGCGATCGACCCCGCAACGCGGACGCTGCTGACGGAAATTCGCGCCGCCAACCCTGATCACATCCTGCTGACCGGCTCTTATGTGCAGGTGAAGCTGAACGTGAATCGCGAAACGCCGCCGGTGCTGGTGCCGGCTTCAGCGCTGATCGTGAATGCGGAGGGGACGCACATCGCCACCATCGACAACAACTATCACATCCACTTTCAGCCGGTCGAAGTTGAAGGGGACTTCGGAGCCGACATCGGGCTCTCCACCGGCCTGCCGCCTGACACGCTGATCGTCAGCAATCCCGGCGACCGCCTGAAGGAAGGGGAACTCGTGCAGGTGATCGGCGCGAAAGAACCTGGCAAGGAGTCGAAACCTGACCCTTCTGCAGTGGAGACCAAACAGGCCGCGGCGCGGTAA